One genomic region from Pecten maximus chromosome 5, xPecMax1.1, whole genome shotgun sequence encodes:
- the LOC117328263 gene encoding sodium/potassium-transporting ATPase subunit beta-like has protein sequence MESKYDRVAYPENVYLHSDGEMEDFGTGVYPVSVISRKPFHDDSINFGCFKVRRKFSTLLIIMAVILLLLVITISIGIHAAVTHQALEENTSPVCSSGTNPNGKDYGLLVQPMIEDAGSAICFEPSNSDTYLKYLNKLDFYTHDYSAIPQTGDDHVDCTNATAPEGKKCLFDIHKFGSLCTHGKDYGYKQGRPCVLLTLKMPKDIVPEVFGKDDVVTKTHLQNGVWSPDHVAITCDGATPEDKKHIGNTPYTGPNNLTEGSFYISPKEGFPLNFYKGGNTVLPGVMVGFNNLMITKNTYITIKCVAWAKNFNSGDPANSIAYTTTFKFQLS, from the exons ATGGAGTCCAAGTACGACCGCGTCGCCTATCCAGAAAACGTCTACCTCCACTCAGATGGAGAAATGGAAGATTTCGGAACTGGAGTGTATCCAGTATCCGTCATTTCAAGAAAACCATTTCATGACGACTCGATCAACTTCGGTTGTTTTAAAGTGCGACGCAAATTCTCAACACTGTTGATAATCATGGCCGTAATTCTACTTTTACTGGTGATTACTATAAGTATTGGTATACATGCCGCCGTGACACATCAGGCGCTGGAAGAAAATACGTCCCCCGTGTGTAGCAGCGGCACAAATCCCAATGGAAAGGACTACG GTCTGTTGGTACAGCCTATGATTGAAGATGCAGGATCAGCGATCTGTTTTGAGCCAAGCAACTCGGACACATATCTGAAATATCTAAACAAGTTAGATTTCTACACACATG ATTACAGTGCAATTCCCCAAACCGGAGACGACCATGTGGACTGTACTAATGCTACTGCACCAGAAGGCAAGAAATGTCTGTTTGATATCCACAAGTTTGGGAGCCTATGTACACACGGAAAGGATTATGGGTACAAACAAGGCCGACCATGTGTACTGTTGACACTGAAAATG CCAAAGGACATAGTTCCAGAAGTGTTTGGGAAAGATGATGTTGTGACGAAGACTCACCTCCAGAATGGTGTATGGAGTCCAGACCATGTTGCTATCACTTGTGATGGAGCG ACACCAGAGGATAAAAAGCACATTGGCAACACACCCTATACAGGCCCAAACAACTTAACAGAGGGTTCATTTTACATCAGTCCCAAGGAGGGTTTCCCTCTCAACTTCTACAAGGGAGGTAACACTGTATTACCAGGAGTCATGGTCGGATTCAACAACCTGATGATCACCAAAAATACTTACATCACCATCAAGTGTGTGGCCTGGGCTAAAAACTTCAACAGTGGTGATCCTGCCAACTCCATTGCATACACAACAACATTCAAGTTCCAACTGAGCTGA